A genomic window from Zalophus californianus isolate mZalCal1 chromosome 13, mZalCal1.pri.v2, whole genome shotgun sequence includes:
- the ORM1 gene encoding alpha-1-acid glycoprotein 1, producing the protein MALSWVLAALSLLPLLDAQSPVCANLTAMPITNATLEQISGKWFYIASAFRKPDFNQSSRTIHSAFFYFAVNHRDDTILLTEYLTIGNQCIYNSSSYLKVQRKNGTVSKNESGTEVFAHLLLTKDPKIFMLAFSLKDEQNKGLSFYADKPEVTEEQMRVFHEAIRCIGMQKSEISYTDAKKDLCGPLEKEHKEERLKEREGDTALG; encoded by the exons ATGGCGCTGTCCTGGGTCCTTGCTGCCCTGAGCCTCCTTCCTCTGCTGGACGCCCAGAGCCCAGTGTGTGCCAACCTCACAGCGATGCCCATCACCAACGCCACCCTGGAGCAG ATCTCTGGCAAGTGGTTTTATATCGCCTCGGCCTTCCGCAAACCGGACTTCAACCAGTCGTCTAGAACGATCCATTCGGCCTTCTTTTACTTTGCTGTCAACCATAGAGATGACACAATACTGCTCACGGAGTACCTAACCAT TGGGAACCAGTGCATCTATAACTCCAGCAGCTATCTGAAGGTCCAGCGGAAGAATGGGACCGTGTCCAAAAACG AGTCTGGCACAGAGGTATTTGCCCATCTCCTGCTCACCAAGGATCCCAAGATCTTCATGCTTGCCTTCTCCCTGAAAGACGAGCAGAACAAGGGTCTGTCCTTCTACG CTGACAAGCCGGAAGTGACCGAGGAGCAAATGAGAGTTTTCCATGAAGCCATCAGGTGCATAGGCATGCAGAAGTCGGAGATCAGTTACACCGATGCAAAAAAG GATCTGTGTGGGCCACTGGAGAAGGAGCACAAGGAAGAAAGgctgaaggaaagggagggagacacAGCACTGGGTTAG